The genome window gcataattaataattcaattttaatataaatattcaatatgactaaacaattcaataatataaataatataaaatgtgaaatttaatttaataatataaatagtagatataaataaaattattactatttatatttactgatttttttggataattttgattttttatttgagagtaaagggtgagaagtaaaagtttagggggaaaataaaaagttttgggaataaaagtttaagggaaaataaatagggggagtaaaattttggagggaaaatattaaaaaaaattggagggggagggtttgTGGTAGATGAGAGGAGGGAtgagaagagaataaaagttttaggggaaaagtgggagggagtaaaaattttgggggaaaataaaaggttttgagggtttttgggagtaaaattttgagaaaagtaaatgggagagtaaaattttggtggaaaatagattttgggtagattgggcgGTTTGGAGGGGaggagagtaaaagttttgggggggaagtgggaaggagtaaaagttttgagggaaaagtaaaaaagtttgagagtttggggtaaaaatgtaaaatattatagtttgatatttgaattatttgaattattcgagttattcgaattcgaaaactcaactcaattcgaactcgaaatttgaaaaaaaattcgagttgattcgaataactcgatttgtttaactcaaaattcaaattttttttaattttttcgagttgaatcgagttttactcacTCCTACGTATTATGATCCTTTTaccttttgaatattaaaagtaaagaaaaagaaaaggtttgaataagaataagaaaaaggaagataagaataagaaaaaggaaGTCAAAGATACAACAATGGACAGGGTGGGTGTTGGTTTGTGAGATTTGCATTTGGGAATTGGAATTACAGCCTATACCCCCAAAGTTTTAAACCGCTTTGGTCTCATTAATTGTGTAAGATATTTTTTCACATcagatattattattaattgtagGAAAATTATCCGACAGACTGTTAGTGGACCGTAAAAATGGGTTATATGTTTGATTAAGACGatggttaaatttttactttcatttcttACTCTCCGTAAAGTTAAAAAGGTGACATATTTCTTATTATGATGATTTAtactataaataaaacatttaatttgaattgatttaaccGGCGATCTTTTTGTCCCTAACTTTAACCATAATGAaaatcatttttcttgaaagattaaaaaatcTCACCCACCGACACCGACTCACCACCTCCTTTTCAGCAATCCGAATAGATCGACAACACGTGCTTGATTCTCAGAAACGCGTTCTGGGGCTTCATCTCAGCCGTCAGATTGAAATTTCCACCCAACACCTCGATGAATCTAGCCTCAATCTCGTTTCCAGGGGGCTGCCAACTTCGGTTTCTCTTACATTTCCCCTCCCTATATATACTCTTTCTCCCCCACCTTGCCTACTTGCCTAACCCCCCATCTCTCCTCTCATACTTCACTCTAACGTTCCCTTTGAGGTTTTAGGAAAACAGCAGAGGTACCCAACGCTCCTCCTTTTTCCGTTTTAGTTCACTTCTTGTGATATTGGTATTAGTTTTTGTATGTGGGTCATTTCGTACTTCATGTTTTGCATATGAAATGCTATAAATCTTTGCTATTTCTGCTTTTGAGTTGCAGATCTGCTTGTCTTTTTAGCGTGTTTCTTTAGTGGAATAAAGGATTTATTGAATTGGGTTTTGCAGAAATTAAGGAATGGAGACCTTCCTATTTACCTCGGAGTCTGTGAACGAGGGACATCCCGACAAGCTGTGTGATCAGATCTCTGATGCAGTCCTCGATGCCTGTTTGGCACAGGATCCTGAGAGCAAGGTGGCTTGCGAGACCTGCAGCAAGACAAACATGGTGATGGTGTTTGGTGAGATCACTACCAAAGCCGACGTAGACTACGAGAAGATCGTGCGTGACACCTGCCGTGGCATCGGTTTCACATCTGACGATGTGGGTCTGGATGCCGACAACTGCAAAGTGCTGGTTAACATAGAGCAACAAAGCCCTGATATTGCCCAAGGTGTCCATGGCCATCTCAGTAAGCGTCCCGAGGAAATCGGTGCTGGTGACCAGGGCCATATGTTTGGTTACGCCACAGATGAAACCCCTGAATTGATGCCTTTGACCCATGTTTTGGCAACCAGGCTTGGTGCTCGCCTCACTGAAGTTCGCAAGAACGGAACTTGCCCTTGGCTCAGACCTGATGGCAAGACTCAAGTCACCGTCGAGTATTACAACGACAAGGGTGCCATGGTGCCTGTTCGTGTCCACACCGTGCTCATCTCCACTCAACATGACGAGACCGTGACTAACGATGAGATAGCTGCTGATTTGAAGGAGCACGTCATCAAGCCGGTTATACCCGAGAAGTACCTTGATGAGAAAACCATTTTCCACCTTAACCCGTCAGGCCGTTTCGTCATTGGAGGTCCCCATGGTGATGCTGGTCTCACTGGTCGCAAGATTATCATTGATACTTATGGAGGATGGGGTGCTCATGGTGGTGGGGCTTTCTCTGGTAAAGACCCTACCAAGGTGGATAGAAGCGGGGCTTACATTGTGAGGCAGGCTGCGAAGAGCATTGTTGCTAATGGACTAGCTAGGAGGTGCATCGTGCAAGTCTCCTACGCCATTGGTGTACCTGAGCCATTGTCTGTATTTGTGGACACTTACGGTACTGGAAAGATCCCAGACAAGGAAATTCTCAAGATTGTGAAGGAGACCTTTGACTTCAGACCAGGAATGATTGCCATCAATCTTGATCTTAAGAGAGGGGGCAATAGCAGGTTCTTGAAGACTGCTGCGTATGGTCATTTTGGTCGGGATGACACAGATTTCACTTGGGAGGTTGTCAAGCCACTGAAGTGGGACAAGGTCCATGCTTAATTGGAGCTTCTTCACATTGATTCTATGTCTGATTTATCTTATCTGCTGTCTGCTACCATATGAGTCTGCTTTTCTTACAATttcctttaatttctttttttgggtttgaaatttgattaaatttatatatatgcatatgcatatgaTATGAGAGGTAATGAATGAAATAGCAATGAGAAAGGATGTACTGccatgttattattattacaatttgaaatataataacaGAAAATGAATTAAAGCATTTTTCTTTGTCTCAATGGGTAGCATTTCTTTTGGAAGTAAATTAATGGGGGTGATTCCTTGGAAATGGGTATTAGAGGAGGGCCCATTTATGATGGTGTAGAAAAGCTGCCAGTTGTTCATGTGAACTGTGTCGGTGGGATTTGTTCGGTGTGCGAAGGAAGGAATCATAAAAGTAGATGTGTGTCCTTTTTTCGTACCATACCCCCACCACATATTGAAAGCTCAACCCAATCTAGGCAAAACAAGCATTTGCATggattagattaaaaaaaaaataattaatttaaatcaaaccGGTTTACGGATATTGTTATATTCTTTGTCTAGTTGGATCTTCTGCCCCCCCTTTCCTTGCGGTTAAACGTAATAATGTTGGCATATATTAAATTGGTATGTTAGTCATTTAGTGGAGAGTGGGGTATCACCTTTTTAGTAGGTGGCACCACAAAAAAATACGGGTTTCGAGTTTTAACCCGGTATCAAATACACAACATAGGATAAGGAGAGAAGTAATGCCACTTCACTGGTGGTACTAGTCATGCCTCCCTGAGAGACGGCATTGGTGCCAGCGGCACATCCTCTCCGTCAACCGCGCAATGTACTGCAAATGCAGTGTTAAGTCTCATTGAAGCACGAGAAAAAAGAGGGAGGGGCAGATGGGGGACCATGATTATAAGGTCCCCTTGTAGAGAAAATCCAGCAgagggagaaaaaaaagaaagaaagaaaagaaagaaaggaaagaaaggagaagaaagagagagaaaaatgtatgtttgttagtaattaattatatttaatttaaagtgACTAGTAATTTTTTAGACAAAatggattaattatttttatgttgttttttatttattgtaaagttttttggttaataattattataaattgtttgtgtttagtttagtgttttattgtgatttttatgaatgtaattttttgtttttaattattttaaagttttttgttagtaatttatgattagattataaattgtttgtgtttagtttagtgcttattgtgattttttatgaatgtaattttttgtttttttaaaattattttgttagtaatttttattaggttataaattatttgtgtttagtttagtgtttattgtgattttgtatgaatttaatttttttaaaaattattttaaaattattttgttagtaatttatgattaggttataaattatttgtttagtttaatgtgtattgtgatttgttataatgtaattttaattgttttttatttatttaacaattttttaatttattaaaatgttgattaaatttgtttttatataattttataggttgtttgTAAGAAATTAAACACGtatgtttctattttatttttgttgattcgtatgtttttatgtttagatgatttatgtttattttaattatattattattgtaaactaacataatttttaagtaGGTAAAATATgagatttattatatttttattgtaattatattattattctactatatttattgtattatttattgtatgtataatattaatatgttttgataattattaaaatggaccatctagaaattaattattgaaacttGTTATTCTCAACAAATTGTTAGGGTGTCtcagttttgtattttaattttgtttcttctaTTATTAGGATAAATAGGCTCAAATCCAAACTATTTACCTACCGTACTATGTTTTTTTTGCAACAacctaattgaaattttttttagttgcagaTTTGCAACAAATGAGTTCTTTGATTAATAATGATGACCACATATCAAATACTATTAATGAGATggtaataaaattgttatttgttaCTCACATCATTTAcagaattaaattaggttatattaactatttcgctaatttaataatattagggCCCGTAAGGCGCATTGAGGGGTCGTGTGAATGGTGTAGACTATTTGTC of Gossypium raimondii isolate GPD5lz chromosome 3, ASM2569854v1, whole genome shotgun sequence contains these proteins:
- the LOC105796950 gene encoding S-adenosylmethionine synthase, with product METFLFTSESVNEGHPDKLCDQISDAVLDACLAQDPESKVACETCSKTNMVMVFGEITTKADVDYEKIVRDTCRGIGFTSDDVGLDADNCKVLVNIEQQSPDIAQGVHGHLSKRPEEIGAGDQGHMFGYATDETPELMPLTHVLATRLGARLTEVRKNGTCPWLRPDGKTQVTVEYYNDKGAMVPVRVHTVLISTQHDETVTNDEIAADLKEHVIKPVIPEKYLDEKTIFHLNPSGRFVIGGPHGDAGLTGRKIIIDTYGGWGAHGGGAFSGKDPTKVDRSGAYIVRQAAKSIVANGLARRCIVQVSYAIGVPEPLSVFVDTYGTGKIPDKEILKIVKETFDFRPGMIAINLDLKRGGNSRFLKTAAYGHFGRDDTDFTWEVVKPLKWDKVHA